One region of Trichosurus vulpecula isolate mTriVul1 chromosome 1, mTriVul1.pri, whole genome shotgun sequence genomic DNA includes:
- the LOC118834783 gene encoding aquaporin-7-like encodes MASTSPQRYVQPRNRPLRTIQTSSDMMQLMQEAFQGDMIQEFLAEFLSTYVMMVFGLGSVAQKVLGGSNYGTYLTINLGFGFGVAMGIHVAGGISGAHMNSAVTFSNCVLGQTPWKKFPVYAMGQCFGSFLASVTIYGLYYGALLRFTDGNLTVTGPQATAGIFATYPASHMSLWRGFIDELYITGLLQLCLLVIGDKKNSPALQGTHALVIGILVVTIGLSLGMNTGYAINPTRDLPPRIFTSIAGWGKEVFTAGDYWWWVPVVAPTLGGPLGAIVYLIFVGFSTRLRNQNVRIQD; translated from the exons ATGGCGTCCACCTCTCCACAAAGATACGTTCAACCCAGAAACCGACCCTTAAGGACAATACAAACATCTAGTGATATGATGCAGCTCATGCAAGAAGCTTTTCAGGGAGACATGATACAAGAATTCTTGGCTGAATTCTTAAGTACATATGTCATGATGGTGTTTGGTTTGGGGTCTGTGGCCCAGAAGGTTCTGGGAGGCAGTAATTATGGGACATACCTCACCATCAACTTGGGATTTGGCTTTGGGGTTGCCATGGGGATCCACGTGGCTGGGGGAATCTCTGGTGCCCACATGAACAGTGCTGTTACCTTCTCAAACTGTGTCCTGGGTCAGACACCCTGGAAGAAATTTCCTGTCTACGCAATGGGACAGTGCTTTGGATCCTTCTTAGCATCGGTTACCATATATGGCCTCTACTACGGGGCACTCTTACGGTTCACAGACGGGAATTTGACAGTAACTGGACCCCAGGCAACTGCAGGCATCTTTGCTACTTACCCTGCCTCACACATGTCTCTGTGGAGGGGATTCATAGATGAGCTATACATAACTGGACTACTCCAGCTATGCCTGTTGGTCATTGGTGACAAAAAGAACAGCCCAGCTCTACAAGGGACCCACGCTTTGGTCATAGGTATCCTCGTGGTCACAATAGGACTGTCACTGGGCATGAACACGGGTTACGCCATCAACCCAACCAGGGACCTGCCCCCAAGGATCTTCACATCCATAGCAGGCTGGGGCAAAGAAGTTTTCACAGCAGGAGACTACTGGTGGTGGGTCCCCGTGGTTGCCCCAACCTTAGGAGGTCCCTTGGGAGCCATTGTCTACCTAATCTTTGTTGGATTCAGCACTCGTCTTCGGAACCAAAATGTAAGGAtacaa GACTAA